The Gadus macrocephalus chromosome 1, ASM3116895v1 DNA window CATATACCGGACCACTGTCCGTTAACCTTTACCCTAATGACATCTGCGTCATCTCAACATAGCAATTTTAAACCTGAATTTAAAATTCACCCGGAAGGATCATCGGTCGATAAAAAGGCAATTAATTTGAGTAGCAACTACAGTCTCAAAAATGTGATTGTCCTGGGGTTTAGTcggttaaataaataaaggtatGCCGTAGTAAAGATTGTCATATACCATGTCTATTCGATacattaaagaaacaaaagcTAAACTACTTTAAACAGCAAAGTATGGCAGTGTAAGAAAACAGGATAACTAAGCTAAACTATGCCCAACTCTTCTTGTTCTTGCTATGTCATGAGTTGTAAATGGTAAGGAAGATTACTTTTATGCATTGAGTCTTATTGCATCCAACTTACGAAAACCTTCTGTAATTGATTTAGGTTTCGTCCAGACTCTTGCCCTGACATGTCCTTCTTCATATCAATGTGTCTCTATGGAGGCAAAGCATTTGCTCTACTCTACATCGTTGCACTGCACCTCAATTGCTGAGGAAGTATATTGAGCAAAACAAGTGATAACAAGTAAAAAACATATTCTTAAAAGGGGACAATTCAGAATGTccgcaataaaataaaataaaatcagatgGTATAAATAATATCAGCTTTGTTTTCGGTAGGTTGCCCCTTCAGCCATTATTCTTCAAAGAACATAGTGTTTCATAGTCAGCTGAATACCTCTTTATCTTTAGTAGCACTGATGATCATATGAACAAATggcatgtttgttttgttcaataaaaaaggcaAATATAGTTTTTATTTTCGGCCTCGTCTCGGGCACATCAGAGGCTACAGATCAGCCGCAGTCTTGCAGCACTTCTCCGATACATTTCGCTCTATGAACTCTGAGGTCTCCTCTAGGATCTGCCCGGGGATGTGGAAGTCAGCTGGCATATTCTGCTCGGTCGCCGTGTCCGGAGGGCCTTCGCTCGCGGGCTCCTGCGGGCTGCTTCTGCCCTGCGAGTCGTCGCAGTGTGCCAGATTGCAGCCTGTGCCCTGGAGGAACTGCAGGAAGTTCTCCTCGATCGAGGCCTCGCGGCTGGGCAGCTGCTCGGCCTCGCTCAGGCTGGCCCTCTTGAACAGGCAGGCCAGGTGCCGCCCCAGCTCCTGGCGGATCTGTCGGTTCAGGCAGCCGTAGAAGAAGGGGTTGGAGGTGAAGCAGAAATAGCCCATCCACGTGACCACGCCCTCAAGCCGGGCCAGAGAGGCCGGCGAGCTGGACACCAGCGCCGAGTACAGGTGGAAGGAGAAGTACGGCAGCCAGCAGAAGAGGAACtgcccccccaccgccaccaggaCCACGGCCGCCTTCCCCCCGCCGAAGTTCCTGTGCGGGGTGCTGCGAGCACCGGCCCCGCCCAGGCTGACGGCCAGCGTGGAGTGGCTGCTGACGGAGTCGGAGCGCTGGGGCCGCGGGGTGTCCATCCAGGTGGGGAGGGGCCCCTGCTGCATGGCCGCCACCCGGGCCACCTTGAACATGTTGCAGTAGACCACCAGGATGACCAGCACGGGACACAGGAAGTAGATGCAGGTGAAGAAGACCATGAACAGCAGCCGCGTGGTCCCGCCGCCCGCCCAATGCAGGGAGCAGTGCCTGTGTCCCGAGCCGAGGCCCGCCGGGTGCCCCGCCCTCCGGTCCCCCTGGAGCAGCCAGCCCAGCAGCGGCAGCGCCGACATGACAAGGGCTTTGACCCAGACGGCCACCAGCACCGTGGACACCACGCCGGCGGTCATCCTCGCCGCGTGGCGCATGGGGTGCACGATGTAGTAGTAGCGCTCCACGTTGATGGCGGAGATGGTGAGGATGGCGGCGCTCACCAGACACACGCTCAGGCAGAGGTAGCTCCGGCACAGCGCCTCGTCGGCCAGCGCCTCGTCCGACAGCATGCCCAGGGGCATCAGCACCAGCGCGGCCAGCAGGTCCACCAGACACAGGTGGAACACAAAGGCAAACTTGCGCAGCTGCGGCGTCTTGGTGATGACGGCCATCACGGCCAGGTTCCCCACGACGGCCAGCGCCACCATGAGGAGCATGGCCACCAGCGCCAGGGCGCGGCCGGGGTCCACCCCGGCCGGGGGACCCCTGCTGGGGAGGGTCACGTTGGAGACGTTGGGGTGGAGCTGGTCGGGGCTCCATGAGGCGTTCCACAAGGCGCTGGTCGAGGCCGAGTGCTCCATGAGAGgacaggacgaggaggagagaggccgcTGACGTTCAGGGGCCCATCTCCCATCCTCCCCTGCCGTAGGGTGTCGCGGAGGAGCTCAgggagtgcgtgcgtgtgtcatgGCAGTTGTAGCATTTCACACCAGGGCGGGGGCTGATGTCGGTGTGTGGTTTTACAGAGAAGTCAACACCAATTCCTTGGATTGGATTGGATGCAACATGCTGGCATCCTCTTCAATTGGAGACAGGTAACCTGGAACAGAGAAAGTACGGCTAGATTTGGTTCGATTAGGAAACCTTGATATTTGCTCGTCCCGTCAACGTTCAAGAACTTGAAGCAAATGCACATTCGTCTTCAATAGTCCTACAGAGATCTCTTGTGAAAACTTCACCGAAGTCCTTAATTAGCTCTTTGTTATTCTGTGGCCCACTGTGAAACTTGGTTGATATATATCGAAGTATGCTAGACCGACATCATGTGCTCTTTATTCAATGCCGGGCCTGGTCTTTATTTGCTGCATTTTTTGACATCTGCATCTTCAGATGTGTGTTTTCAGGACAGCCAGTGCCCCTAGGGGGAAGCTAAAAGCACCATATGCCCTGCTGAACACTGACTGGGAGCCAAGCGATGAGGGAAAATCAGCTGGGGATGTTCTACCACGGAGAGAgcttttatgtattttaaacCAATACCAGGACTTTAACATCGTTCTCAACCATCCCAAATGTTCCCTATGAATCTTCCACAGGATTCCACTGATAGTTGTATGCACAATAACCAAAGGATAgcacaggaaaaaaaatctaaaaactTAAAATAGTATCATTCCTTCATGAGGCTTTTTGAGTCAGAAGAAAACCAGTGGCAGAGATCCATTGTGTACATTAGGTTACCCTCTGAGGCCGGTATGTAAAGAAGGGCCTTCAGGGCTGAGCTCTGGGGGAGGACTTCTTGTATTGTACATATGCTTTCCAAAGAGCGTTTTTTTCCAAAGAACAACCACGAGGAGGCCTCGCACTTTGTTTACTGTCACAACCTCACCTggacacaaccccacacactgcCCCAGCCGCCGCAGCCAGCAGTACATTTCCACGCGCCACACACCTGCATTCCCAAGTTTTTCCATTCATCAAGGATGACAGCAGACGACAAGGATATATGTGGCTGCAGTGAGTctagttttttttcccccttcggAAACGGTGCGAGCGCGTACTTGTTCGGACAGTCACCTTAACCCACTTGAGGACCCCAGAGGATGCGTCTCTTCAATGATGGAGTCACAGTTGTGGGTTGAAAGAACCCCTCCCCAGAGACCCCTGGCCACTGTCAGTACTGTCTAGTTTAGGTACTGATACATtctcaggtttagggttagtctGAGATTGGTCTCGTCAGCAATCATATCATCAGCATATGAAAAGATATCTGGGAATAAGAGTAATCGtaaaaatagtaataataatatcaataacaataacgacttataatattaatattataagaAATAATGACATAACAATAATCATTACTCACGCCAAGCTGTCAATTAAGTCCACAGAAGAATCCCGTTGGCCACCGGTGGGAGACCATATGACTATCAGCCCTATCTTATGCACATGACTCTGTGTTTACTAGGAAAAGAGAATTAGCCTGTTGTTCGAATGTCTTTCATTGCGGTGCACCTTTTCCCCGGGCAGCCAACGAGGACGGACCTCTTGCACTGTGTGCTACTCACAGTGTGTCCTATAACAACGCAAGGCCGAGGGAacgactaaccctaacccataacaAAAAGACCATTGTCATTAAGATGAGGCACAACCTCTCACCGTAGTTGACTATTCCCTGTGCTACCATATGCCGATGATATAACCCTTTGCTTTTAGAGAGCGAATAACCACATTCCCGTCATACATTTCACACCCTGCTAACTTTTCACCAATCCATCAAACATGGCTAAGTGATTTCTGCTCTGCTCCTGAATCCGTCTGACTCTGGCTCACCCCGGTATGTGGGTGAAGACAGGCCAATGATAAAGAGGGACTTACCCTGTTTTGGTGTGGGGTTGCTGCTTTCTCACCGGCCAGGGTTGACAGTCTGCTGGAGTGGCACtgttatgctctctctctctctctgtctcttgcactctccctctccctctctctctctatctctcttgctctctctcccacacacacagtctcagacACACCacgtcacagagagagagagagagagagagagagagagagagagagagagagagagagagagagagagagagagagagagaaagagagagagagagaaagagagagagacagagagaactaAAGGGAGAGACGttcctgtgtctcctcctcacctggCCCTTTCATCTCTTCATCAGctccccccccgcaccccctaCCCACCTCTATCCCCCACACTCATCTCTTCCCATGTCTAccagtacacacagacacacacacagtcgcacatcTCTTCCAGCCCAGTCCTCAATGCAGGTGGCCGAGCGCAGACCAAATCAAATAGAAAGAAGAGACGAGAGCTCCCTGCCTTCCGAGCCTACCGATGCAcagaaaacacactcacacacacacacacacacacacacacacacacacacacacacacacacacacacacacacacacacacacacaaacctacgtacacacagacacacagacacacacacatggatgcacccaggcacaaaccaaacacacatgcactcttgtcacttactcacacacacactcacacacacaaacacacacacctacacgcacacgCGTGTGCTGGCTCCGGTATGCGCTCAGGGCTAATGCAGAGCAGCGGCGAGCAGACAGCAGGCGCGGGGAGGCAGGCAGCAGCCAGGCTGGATGCCGTCTACTGGGTCTTAGTGCCTCACAGCCCCTGGGCCactggaggagtggaggaggatcaCTCTCGCTCTCCGTCAACCCCTCTCCCTGTCGTTGGGTCTCAGTCGTTCtaggtctctctgtgtctctctccctctctttctctctagctctctcgctctcttttcttTCTGCTCATCCTTTCCTCAATGTGCTTTACCGCTACTCTGGGTTCAGGTCAGAAAATACTAACAATTTGTATTCAAGAAATACCCATTATAGTGGAAATGTGCTCcttgtatctatgtatgtgtgaatgGACTGGTGAAATCATCAGTTTTAACATCAAATTTGAAGAAGCACTTATATGGTGATTTCACTAGGAGAGGGAGTTGTATGCAAAAAAGCAACTTCATACAATGTGGCTTTATGTTTTGTGAAGAACCACAACACTGCTCATCAAAGTTCTACAGAGGCAGATATTGTGTCATCATACTTCGCACTCATTAAGATCCAGCAACACATGTGAGAATTTGTCACATTTTAGATAACATTTGACTACAAACTAATACAAACAGTGAATAGTGAAATTAATTCTTGAAAATGTGTTTACCTTAAATTGTGATTTAAAAACGCGTGCTTTTGGAAGATGCATGATTTATAAGAACAGCAAACATTTGTCAGATGACATAAGGCCTATTTACTGAGATACTGCAAGAGTTGAACAGTTTCACACTGACACAGTTGATCCAGATGAGTGTGTGAAGGAGACATGGCCGTCCATCATCCCTTTGGTTTGCTGATGTGTAGTCCACTGTGGCTGACATGCTTCTTTTGAAGGGAGACAATAATCTAAACATTATGATATCCAGTCCCTGATATGGCATTACAAGAACCTACGAGCTCCTTTGTCTTCGTGGATCCATGTCAAGGACCATGGTTAGATTAGGTATGAAAATGTTTTCAGGATAATTTCATAATTTCACTCATCGCCAAAACCATGTGAAATGTATGCATTTCGAGACAAATAAGCCTCATTCTCATAAACATTTCCAAATATAAATGTATGAGGATAAAAGTCTTTGCAGTAGATGCTTTTCATTAGGACATGCATTTTACATTTGTAGCTTGCTTACTAGACCTGGGGTGTAAGCTGGTCACGAGGACATTCTCGCTTCTCATATGACTTTCAGAGACAAAGACGGTACCTTACAAAACCCTTTACAGTAATGGTTTATCCTGGAGCCTTGTTTGTAACAGCGCCAGGACAACTATTACGTATGATGTGTTTCACCAGAATCTGAAAATAATGCACATGTATTTGGTAACATGACATATAATATACCATTCGTATttctaaaataaatatgaaatgcTCTGAGGTTTTCTGTccaatctttatttatttatctgtttctCTTTACCACCCTCCATTcatctcttctgtgtgtgtgtgtgtgtgtgtgtgtgtgtgtgtgtgtgtgtgtgtgtgtgtgtgtgtgtgtgtgtgtgtgtgtgtgtgtgtgtgtgtgtgtgtgtgtgtgtgtgtgtgtgtgtgtgtgtgtgtgtgtttgtgtgtgtgtgtgtgttttgatccTTGTGTCTTGTGACTGCACCCAAGTCTGAGGTGTTGGATAATGACAGAAAGAGCAGATACTGGCTCACTCCAGCAGCACCAATCATAGGGGAGGAAAATATAATGGTTTCCGTGGCAACCCTGACTTCAGCCTCCCTACTTGCCTGGGTCCCTCCTGCCTTCTCCCACCTCCCTGCATCACAGCCTCCCTCCCACTTTGTTCCCTCCCTTTCAAacaacaggacacacacacacacacaaacacacacacacacacacacacacacacacacacacacacacacacacacacacacgcacgcacgcacgcacgcacgcacgcacgcacgcacacacacacacacacacacacacacacacacacacacacacacacacacacacacacacacacacacacacacacacacacacacacacacacacacagattagtgTTTGGATAGCTTTCTCAATATATCTTATATCGTCATTACCATCATCGTATTCACGTATAAAGGTTAACGCTGTGatattttctaaataaataaagcaaaattGAATTGATACATTGCGCTGAAGTAATCATTGGCAGGTCATTCACAAATTTAAGTGATCTCTTATAAACATTTCAAGTAAAACAATGACTTGAACAGTAGAGGGTGCTCTAAGCAAGTTACTGCAAAAGGATTTGGCTCAACGTCTATGAAATAACAGTAAACCCATGTTTTGTGATAAGGTTCCTTCTTTGGTCTATGGTAGGAGTTATTTGTGATCGGATCGTGTTGGATTGTTTAATTGCTTTATTTGGTCAGATTTACATTTAACCTGAACCTAAAAGTGAATACTATGAAATATGGTAAAATATCATGTCTAAAGGGATACTTTAGAATAGATGACTCATAACTTAAATATATTGTTGCTAGAGATTGGCCTAGATTGCTGCCATTATTTGAACTAAAATAAAATCGTCTCGGTAAATTCTTCCCAATTCTTCACTTTGGATTTAACAGTTTAGCATGAACATGAGAGTGGAAAAggaaaacacacaatcacacaaaggCTGAAAGAATGTGGTGGTGCATtgatctgtgagtgtgtttgtattgagATGCAATTAGCTTGACTAGCTTGATATTTACCATTTCGGCAGAAACAAATCTGTGCACTTTTCTGAGAGATGGTCTCAGAggattcacccacacacacgcacgcagagagaaatggagagagacacagattgATTATTTTTTATGGCCATCCTCTGTGGAAAAATATCTATCACGCCATCTACACAGTACATAACTGCCTTGCAACCTTCTGGATTTAAGGGCTTCAGCTGGCAACAGCAGGGTAAGGTGATGTCTCTCTGCCATCTCATGCTGGCCAGATGCCGTGAGTCCCAGAACAGACACAATTAGCACTGTGTTAGCAGCAGGCTGGGCCTGTCATCTCTACTGCTCCCAGCATGcagccctcctcctcaggcCAGTGTGTCCtcggagacacacacaacccagaGGGGCGAGGATATACCATGATGGCACGATATGACCATGTTGCCACGATATGACCATGTTGCTATGATGTGACCATTTTGTCACGACCATGTTGTCACGATGTGGTCATGTGGTTGACCATTAGAGAGatagagccagagagccagagagccagagagagagagagagagaccatttaTTATTGGTGGGAGTTTAATCTGTCACATCACTTTGAAACCagtcatgcccccccccccccccacaacgacCACCACCGTATGATTcacatatgccgcttttccaccgca harbors:
- the gpr61 gene encoding G-protein coupled receptor 61, whose translation is MEHSASTSALWNASWSPDQLHPNVSNVTLPSRGPPAGVDPGRALALVAMLLMVALAVVGNLAVMAVITKTPQLRKFAFVFHLCLVDLLAALVLMPLGMLSDEALADEALCRSYLCLSVCLVSAAILTISAINVERYYYIVHPMRHAARMTAGVVSTVLVAVWVKALVMSALPLLGWLLQGDRRAGHPAGLGSGHRHCSLHWAGGGTTRLLFMVFFTCIYFLCPVLVILVVYCNMFKVARVAAMQQGPLPTWMDTPRPQRSDSVSSHSTLAVSLGGAGARSTPHRNFGGGKAAVVLVAVGGQFLFCWLPYFSFHLYSALVSSSPASLARLEGVVTWMGYFCFTSNPFFYGCLNRQIRQELGRHLACLFKRASLSEAEQLPSREASIEENFLQFLQGTGCNLAHCDDSQGRSSPQEPASEGPPDTATEQNMPADFHIPGQILEETSEFIERNVSEKCCKTAADL